In Solenopsis invicta isolate M01_SB chromosome 9, UNIL_Sinv_3.0, whole genome shotgun sequence, the sequence ATACTCTGCCGCGCTCAGGCTCGTCTAATAACGATGACTCTATCTCGTCCAGAGGCCGAGCGAATGTTTCCGACTCCGGCTACAACAGCGAACAGTTCTCGCCGCACACGTACTCGTCCTTGCCCGTGCGACGCCCGTCCCAACAGTACAATCGTCGATGTAAGAGCACGTGCAATATCGTGCTTTCCACCGCGGGTGCAAATAAGCCGAATTTCGAAGAGGGCCTTAAGAAGGCCACGTCCACCGAATCCTCCAAGGCTCCCCCTTCCGTCGACCAGTGGCACCATCGATCCTCGCATCAACACGTTTTTTCGCGTCATCAGTTCAGCACGGTTCCGGAGGTTTGCGAGGACTGTGCGGAGGGAAGCGCGTCGAGTGCCTTCACCACGCACTTTTGTACTCGCGTCGCGGAAAAGACGGCGAACAGCAGCAGAACCACTGCGGTAAGCAAAGACGCTGCATCGCAAACCACCGACATCGAATCGGTGCGCTCGTCGTCGACTGTGAGGAGCAGCAGAACTGGGAGGAAGACTGGCACTGGTGCTTACCAGCTTAGCGAGCAGAAAAAGGAGGTGAGTCATCATTTACGGATTCTGCAATATGCAGTAAACGTGTGCAATAGAGTGTTCACTACGAGTCTCGAATGCGGTCGTCTTCTTTCAACAGGATATACGATCGCCCCCGGCGTCAGTTGGGAATGCCAGTACCGGTCCCCCGGCCGATCCAGACAAATCGGATTCATCTGCGAAAGAGGATAGCAGCAAGCGCAAATCGCGGACGGTACATATCGACGTGTACTGCACAGGATCCGAGGATGACGCCAGCACAGATACGATTAGCGAGGACGAGCGCAGCACGCCCATGACCGTCTTTGAGAATGAGGACGTCAAAGTTACTCATACACAAGCAACGGACGACTTGCCGCGAGGATTTCGAGATACAAACGCGTTTCTGAAGAGCAGCATCGAGCGACGATGCGCGAGTTTCAGAAACGCGCCGATGAGGATGCCCTCGTTGGCCAGCTCGAAGGGCTACGACAGCGACGAGGTTTTGAGTTCCCTTTACCCTTCGCGATTCAGCTCGTACAGCGGGATACGGGACCTTGATTCCGTTCCGTGGTCCACAGTATCGTCCAGTACGGGTCTTTCAGCATGCGATTACGATTCGACGACCATGACATCGTCGAAGGACACATTCTCCGACATCGAATCCCTGATCAATAATAAATCTGGCTTGACGCCTTGTGACAGCTTTGAGTACGCCAATACTGCGGATCGCGATAGAATACAAAAAATGGATATTCTGGCAAAAGCTAGTAAAGAGAAAAACAGAACCTGGCGATCGCCGCAAATTGAACGAAAGCATTTGCTACAGAACCGAAAAATGAGGGAGTATTTTAAGAAACACGAGTTA encodes:
- the LOC105203348 gene encoding uncharacterized protein PB18E9.04c; translation: MYGRQDKTGDGSSSQVPPWLVRAEVTIRHGDAVTSETVQMPPGTTTTTDAGGIRMICRWNTSEPSSTSTPTSAAAATNASNAFLSSGSSTAGGFGFQRGNILFTSTPPERPSQISSSRSYTLPRSGSSNNDDSISSRGRANVSDSGYNSEQFSPHTYSSLPVRRPSQQYNRRCKSTCNIVLSTAGANKPNFEEGLKKATSTESSKAPPSVDQWHHRSSHQHVFSRHQFSTVPEVCEDCAEGSASSAFTTHFCTRVAEKTANSSRTTAVSKDAASQTTDIESVRSSSTVRSSRTGRKTGTGAYQLSEQKKEDIRSPPASVGNASTGPPADPDKSDSSAKEDSSKRKSRTVHIDVYCTGSEDDASTDTISEDERSTPMTVFENEDVKVTHTQATDDLPRGFRDTNAFLKSSIERRCASFRNAPMRMPSLASSKGYDSDEVLSSLYPSRFSSYSGIRDLDSVPWSTVSSSTGLSACDYDSTTMTSSKDTFSDIESLINNKSGLTPCDSFEYANTADRDRIQKMDILAKASKEKNRTWRSPQIERKHLLQNRKMREYFKKHELNWSSGESAEDSDESGAVGWSFVSGDDKSRFVKRDSVGRRTNKGQLEESYATNLSSEHRNAQEERSQFAAHRDYVPYTNVLRDRIGPFGSKSPSPLPSTIPSRVTSPFTTPYGERTDHIIKASRFGAVISAFRKPGHHIGPSKNPTCSCEHCRRYFEDQARERSCSLSELERHPRFKSRKKSDI